In Corynebacterium guangdongense, one DNA window encodes the following:
- a CDS encoding transposase — protein MLQAVLDDIHVPRVDPGRGRPRPDAVLADRGYATTVIRRDLRKRGIVAVIPEERDSIAALKRKGSTGGRPPVFDAPAYKGRNVIKRAFALAKQWRGPATRHDKLAAVYRGAIVV, from the coding sequence ATGCTCCAGGCCGTGCTTGATGACATCCACGTCCCGCGCGTGGACCCGGGACGGGGACGGCCGCGTCCGGATGCGGTCCTGGCTGACCGGGGTTATGCGACGACGGTGATCCGGCGTGATCTACGCAAGAGGGGGATCGTGGCGGTTATTCCCGAAGAACGTGACAGTATCGCGGCCCTGAAACGTAAGGGCAGCACAGGCGGGCGCCCGCCTGTCTTTGACGCCCCTGCCTACAAGGGGCGCAATGTTATCAAGCGGGCGTTTGCCCTAGCCAAGCAGTGGCGTGGTCCGGCTACTCGGCATGACAAACTCGCGGCGGTTTACCGCGGGGCCATCGTAGTGTGA
- a CDS encoding carbohydrate ABC transporter permease, translating to MLTRAQQTKRAAMLLGPALIVLAIVIGYPVIRAIFLSFQADRHLDPDTGIFVDGGFAGFQHYLYWLTQRCMSPSGAVSVCPPGTLSTDFWPALRNTIFFTVTTVGLETVLGMIMALIMAGNYRGRGLVRAAVLIPWAIPTAVTAKLWQFMFAPQGIVNSILGTNIMWTTDPWPARFAVVIADVWKTAPFMALLILAGLQMIPKETYEAARVDGATAWQRFTRITLPLVKPALMVAVLFRTLDALRMYDLPVIMISASSNSPTAVISQLVVEDMRQGNFNSASALSTLIFLFIFAVAFVLIRFLGADVSGQGQRRAELREARRRQAREAKNEVKA from the coding sequence ATGCTCACCAGAGCCCAACAGACGAAACGGGCGGCGATGCTGCTGGGACCGGCACTCATCGTGCTGGCCATCGTCATCGGCTACCCCGTCATCCGCGCGATCTTCCTCTCGTTCCAGGCCGACCGCCACCTCGACCCCGACACCGGGATATTCGTCGACGGCGGATTCGCCGGATTCCAGCACTACCTCTACTGGCTGACCCAGCGCTGCATGTCGCCCTCCGGGGCGGTCTCGGTCTGCCCGCCGGGCACGCTGTCCACCGACTTCTGGCCGGCCCTGCGCAACACCATCTTCTTCACGGTCACCACCGTCGGTCTGGAGACCGTCCTGGGCATGATCATGGCCCTGATCATGGCGGGCAACTACCGGGGACGCGGCCTGGTCCGCGCCGCGGTCCTCATCCCGTGGGCCATCCCCACCGCCGTGACAGCCAAGCTCTGGCAGTTCATGTTCGCCCCCCAGGGCATCGTCAACTCCATCCTCGGCACGAACATCATGTGGACCACCGACCCCTGGCCGGCCCGCTTCGCGGTCGTCATCGCCGATGTCTGGAAGACCGCCCCCTTCATGGCGCTGCTCATCCTCGCCGGCCTGCAGATGATCCCCAAGGAGACCTACGAGGCCGCCCGCGTCGACGGCGCCACCGCCTGGCAGCGCTTCACCCGCATCACCCTGCCGCTGGTGAAACCGGCGCTCATGGTCGCGGTGCTCTTCCGCACCCTCGACGCGTTGCGCATGTACGACCTCCCGGTCATCATGATCTCCGCGTCCTCCAACTCCCCCACCGCTGTCATCAGCCAGCTCGTCGTCGAGGACATGCGCCAGGGCAACTTCAACTCGGCCTCGGCCCTGTCGACCCTGATATTCCTGTTCATCTTCGCCGTCGCCTTCGTCCTGATCCGTTTCCTCGGCGCCGACGTCTCGGGGCAGGGGCAGCGGCGGGCCGAGCTGCGTGAGGCCAGGCGTCGACAAGCACGGGAAGCAAAGAATGAGGTAAAGGCATGA
- a CDS encoding YihY/virulence factor BrkB family protein, which produces MALEEKIDETLAAADAPAPDSGKKPDSPPRLSGASWKYAAKRSVREFLSDGGTDLAAMLTYFTVLSLAPSTLAVFSIISLVLANNADAVTVLAEDFTAAYIPADYQGLVLDLIDTVTVSTTGGILALIIGVATALWSASAYVKAFSRSANTIYERAEGRGIIKLTGTMLVTTLALLLGIVLILISLIINETVVTGLLGPVAGSLGLTGVLDFLMGTFLPVWTWVKWPVILALLIGLVAMLYYYTPNVRQPKFRWVSIGSIIAILGIILAAGLLYLYFAYVGGYSSYGTVGGVMALLFTLWVFNIVLLLGLEIDAEVERARQLQGDIAAEDNIQLPPRDTAQVEKQRKVRERLTSEGRELRAAHNRAGRHDDSDEVEGNRDPAAPDDDGGDASGSTAYRPE; this is translated from the coding sequence ATGGCGTTAGAGGAAAAGATCGACGAAACCCTGGCGGCCGCGGACGCCCCCGCCCCCGACAGCGGCAAGAAACCCGACTCCCCGCCCAGGCTCAGCGGCGCCAGCTGGAAGTACGCCGCCAAGCGGTCCGTGCGGGAATTTCTCTCCGACGGCGGGACCGACCTGGCCGCCATGCTCACCTACTTCACCGTCCTGTCGCTGGCGCCGTCGACGCTGGCGGTGTTCTCCATCATCAGCCTGGTCCTGGCGAACAACGCCGACGCCGTGACCGTCCTGGCGGAGGACTTCACCGCCGCCTACATCCCGGCGGATTACCAGGGACTCGTCCTCGATCTGATCGACACCGTCACCGTCTCCACCACCGGCGGGATCCTCGCCCTGATCATCGGCGTGGCCACCGCGTTATGGTCGGCCTCGGCTTACGTCAAGGCATTCTCCCGCAGCGCCAACACCATCTACGAACGGGCGGAGGGCCGGGGAATAATCAAGCTCACCGGCACCATGCTCGTCACCACCCTGGCGTTGCTGCTGGGAATCGTGCTCATCCTCATTTCCCTGATCATCAATGAGACCGTGGTGACCGGTCTGCTCGGTCCCGTCGCGGGATCCCTCGGCCTGACGGGGGTCCTCGACTTCCTCATGGGGACTTTCCTGCCCGTGTGGACGTGGGTGAAATGGCCGGTCATCCTGGCACTGCTCATCGGCCTCGTCGCCATGCTCTACTACTACACGCCCAATGTCCGCCAGCCGAAGTTCCGCTGGGTCAGCATCGGCTCGATCATCGCGATCCTCGGCATCATCCTGGCCGCAGGCCTGCTGTACCTCTACTTCGCGTACGTCGGCGGGTACAGCTCATACGGGACCGTCGGCGGCGTCATGGCCCTGCTGTTCACCCTGTGGGTGTTCAACATCGTCCTGCTGCTCGGCCTGGAGATCGACGCCGAGGTCGAGCGCGCCCGCCAGCTTCAGGGTGACATCGCGGCCGAAGACAACATTCAGCTGCCCCCGCGCGACACCGCACAGGTGGAGAAACAGCGGAAGGTACGGGAGAGACTGACCTCCGAGGGACGCGAGCTTCGCGCCGCCCACAACCGGGCCGGCCGCCACGACGACTCCGACGAGGTGGAGGGTAACCGGGATCCCGCGGCGCCCGACGACGACGGCGGGGACGCCTCCGGAAGCACCGCCTACCGGCCGGAATGA
- a CDS encoding ABC transporter ATP-binding protein has translation MASVTFDQVFIQYPGAEEPTVRDLNLEIGDGEFLVLVGPSGCGKSTTLRALAGLEPVSQGRVLIGDTDVSRMEPGERDIAMVFQNYALYPHLSVAKNMGFALKLAKMPQQEIDQRVNAAADLLDLGGLLDRKPKDLSGGQRQRVAMGRAIVREPKVFLMDEPLSNLDAKLRVQTRAELAALQRRLRTTTVYVTHDQVEAMTMGDRVAVLNEGVLQQVASPKELYEEPVNEFVAGFIGSPAMNIFDSRLPGEDRYRLGVRPEAMTLVRPGEQAPSGWVGLSGTVELVEELGSEAYVYVATEAGRMVAKVPKGLVPQMGDSSDIAFDAAQAHRFDRDTGERIIPSHTR, from the coding sequence ATGGCATCGGTCACTTTCGATCAGGTTTTCATCCAGTATCCGGGCGCCGAGGAACCCACCGTGCGTGATCTCAACCTGGAGATCGGTGACGGGGAGTTTCTCGTCCTGGTCGGCCCGTCGGGCTGCGGCAAGTCCACCACCCTGCGGGCGCTGGCCGGGTTGGAACCGGTCAGCCAGGGCCGCGTTCTCATCGGCGACACGGACGTCTCCCGAATGGAGCCGGGTGAGCGCGACATTGCGATGGTCTTCCAGAACTACGCCCTCTACCCGCACCTGTCGGTGGCCAAGAACATGGGATTCGCGCTGAAGCTGGCGAAGATGCCGCAGCAGGAGATCGACCAGCGGGTCAACGCCGCCGCTGACCTGCTCGACCTGGGTGGTCTCCTGGACCGCAAACCCAAGGATCTCTCCGGCGGCCAGCGCCAGCGCGTGGCCATGGGCCGCGCCATCGTGCGGGAACCGAAGGTCTTCCTCATGGATGAGCCGCTGTCGAACCTCGACGCGAAACTTCGCGTCCAGACCCGAGCGGAACTCGCGGCCCTCCAGCGGCGCCTGCGCACCACCACCGTCTACGTCACCCACGACCAGGTGGAGGCGATGACGATGGGCGATCGCGTCGCGGTCCTCAACGAGGGCGTGCTGCAGCAGGTCGCCTCCCCCAAGGAGCTCTACGAGGAACCGGTCAACGAGTTCGTCGCAGGCTTCATCGGCTCCCCGGCCATGAACATCTTCGACTCCCGCCTGCCGGGCGAGGACCGGTATCGGCTGGGAGTTCGTCCGGAGGCCATGACTCTGGTGCGTCCCGGCGAGCAGGCCCCCTCCGGCTGGGTCGGGTTGTCCGGAACCGTGGAACTGGTCGAGGAGCTCGGTTCGGAGGCCTACGTGTATGTCGCCACCGAGGCCGGGCGCATGGTGGCGAAGGTCCCCAAGGGACTCGTTCCGCAGATGGGCGACTCCTCCGACATCGCTTTCGACGCCGCTCAGGCCCATCGTTTCGACAGGGACACCGGTGAACGGATCATCCCCTCGCACACCCGGTAA
- a CDS encoding ABC transporter substrate-binding protein, whose translation MTIRFSRRIAGSIAAATLASVTLVACSSDTGGDSADGTDTTTQESTDTVTETTGASEGGEGDRGPITFAMGANDIGKLEPIVEAWNAEHPDEEVTLHELPQEADAQRETLIQSLQAGSGDYDVMALDVVWTGDFAANQYLEPLTGDYEIDTSGLLESTVESATYNDTLYALPQNTNGQLLFRNTEVMPEEPGNFQELADSCVAAEQANIDCLTTQLKQYEGLTVNTVGFMEGWGGSVLDEDGNVTVDSPESKEGLQALVDAYSDGIISQASTGATEEETNNAFTAGETAYAINWPYMYATSLDDASQVADNFEVSPLVGKDGVGVSTLGGYNNGINVNSEFKATARDFIEFIISEENQKSFAEESFPPVLASIYDDEALIEEHPYLPALKISLENAVPRPVSPFYQEISKAIQDNAYAALTAGKSVDDATADMKSAIENASS comes from the coding sequence ATGACGATTCGCTTCTCCCGCCGTATCGCCGGCTCCATCGCCGCTGCCACCCTCGCGTCGGTGACGCTCGTTGCTTGTTCCTCGGACACCGGCGGCGACTCCGCTGACGGGACCGACACCACCACCCAGGAATCCACCGACACCGTCACCGAGACCACCGGCGCCTCCGAGGGCGGCGAGGGTGATCGTGGGCCGATCACCTTCGCCATGGGCGCCAACGACATCGGCAAATTGGAGCCGATCGTCGAGGCCTGGAACGCCGAGCACCCGGACGAGGAGGTCACCCTGCACGAGCTCCCGCAGGAGGCCGACGCCCAGCGCGAGACCCTCATCCAGTCCCTGCAGGCCGGCTCAGGCGATTACGACGTCATGGCGCTCGACGTGGTCTGGACCGGCGACTTCGCCGCGAATCAGTACCTGGAGCCGCTGACCGGCGACTACGAGATCGACACCTCCGGTCTGCTGGAGTCCACCGTCGAGTCCGCCACCTACAACGACACCCTCTACGCCCTGCCGCAGAACACCAACGGCCAGCTGCTCTTCCGCAACACCGAGGTCATGCCGGAGGAGCCGGGCAACTTCCAGGAGCTGGCCGATTCCTGCGTCGCCGCCGAGCAGGCCAACATCGACTGCCTGACCACGCAGCTCAAGCAGTACGAGGGTCTGACGGTCAACACCGTCGGCTTCATGGAGGGCTGGGGCGGCTCCGTCCTCGACGAGGACGGCAACGTCACCGTCGACTCCCCGGAGTCCAAGGAGGGCCTGCAGGCGCTTGTCGACGCCTACTCCGACGGGATCATCTCCCAGGCCTCCACCGGCGCCACCGAGGAGGAGACCAACAACGCCTTCACCGCCGGTGAGACCGCCTACGCCATCAACTGGCCGTACATGTACGCCACCTCGCTCGACGACGCCTCCCAGGTCGCCGACAACTTCGAGGTCTCCCCGCTCGTCGGCAAGGACGGCGTGGGCGTGTCCACCCTCGGCGGCTACAACAACGGCATCAACGTGAACTCCGAGTTCAAGGCGACCGCCCGCGACTTCATCGAGTTCATCATCAGCGAGGAGAACCAGAAGTCCTTCGCCGAGGAGTCCTTCCCGCCGGTCCTGGCCTCCATCTACGACGATGAGGCCCTGATCGAGGAGCACCCGTACCTGCCGGCCCTCAAGATCTCCCTCGAGAACGCCGTGCCGCGTCCGGTCAGCCCCTTCTACCAGGAGATCTCCAAGGCCATCCAGGACAACGCCTACGCGGCCCTGACCGCCGGCAAGAGCGTCGACGACGCCACGGCCGACATGAAGTCCGCGATCGAGAACGCCTCCAGCTAA
- a CDS encoding DUF2254 domain-containing protein, with product MIRVGQLSQRLRLATLRYRFQESLFLRPALLMLGGIALAVVATIIDRWLGHGTRVPLTLAMSSNAATWLLATVAGAMITTVGVVFSLTVVSLQLASDQFSPRVMRSFIRDRLSQRVIGLLVATFFYCVLVLPAVSGEPTDPAPQVSLTLAVVLTLLTVAGIIAHLNHLAHGLQVGNVARGIVEEGEAVAATLDEVPEGTRVADPHDYRDIPAEAVVLTSPRSGWVSQVDVDRVFAVVPAGTAVRLETRVGAYLHSGEALFTVWPEPDQGSRRELAATVEVSAMRTMIQDVDFAVRQLVDIGLRALSPAVNDPTTAVEVILRLGTLMRTVLTTSLAPPAVADAAGRVLVQPWNLSHEEYVAHAFDQLRQSCLDQPEVAAALLRVLRMLSTHVRDAGPGEAASAVDQQMQLLLDGVERQPGLHPDDLRRLRALTRDDTDPADHSL from the coding sequence ATGATTCGCGTGGGGCAGCTGTCCCAAAGGTTGCGACTGGCGACGCTGCGCTACCGGTTCCAGGAAAGCCTGTTTCTGCGCCCCGCCCTGCTCATGCTGGGCGGGATTGCGCTGGCGGTGGTCGCGACAATCATCGACCGCTGGCTCGGCCACGGCACCAGGGTGCCGCTGACGCTGGCGATGAGCAGCAACGCGGCCACCTGGCTGCTGGCGACGGTGGCCGGGGCGATGATCACCACCGTCGGAGTGGTCTTCTCGTTGACGGTGGTCAGTCTGCAGCTGGCTAGCGACCAGTTTTCCCCGCGGGTGATGCGATCGTTCATCCGCGACCGGTTGAGCCAGAGGGTGATCGGCCTGCTGGTGGCAACCTTCTTCTACTGCGTCCTGGTCCTGCCCGCCGTCAGCGGTGAGCCGACCGACCCCGCCCCACAGGTGTCGCTCACGCTGGCGGTGGTCCTGACGCTGCTCACCGTGGCGGGCATCATCGCCCACCTGAACCATCTGGCTCACGGGTTGCAGGTGGGCAACGTCGCCCGGGGCATAGTCGAGGAGGGGGAGGCCGTCGCCGCGACGCTGGACGAGGTGCCGGAGGGCACCCGGGTGGCGGATCCGCATGACTACCGCGATATTCCCGCCGAGGCGGTGGTGCTGACCTCTCCTCGCAGCGGGTGGGTCAGCCAGGTTGACGTTGACCGGGTGTTCGCCGTGGTGCCGGCGGGGACAGCAGTGCGCCTGGAAACGAGGGTCGGGGCCTACCTCCATTCCGGAGAGGCGCTGTTTACGGTGTGGCCGGAGCCTGACCAGGGCAGTCGGAGAGAGCTGGCCGCGACCGTGGAGGTCTCGGCCATGCGCACCATGATCCAGGACGTCGACTTCGCCGTCCGGCAGCTCGTCGACATCGGCCTGCGTGCGCTGAGTCCGGCGGTCAATGACCCCACCACCGCCGTTGAGGTCATCCTCCGGCTGGGCACTCTCATGCGAACGGTGCTCACCACCTCACTGGCCCCGCCGGCGGTCGCCGACGCCGCCGGCCGGGTGCTGGTTCAACCCTGGAATCTCTCGCACGAGGAGTATGTCGCCCACGCCTTCGACCAGCTTCGCCAGAGCTGTCTGGATCAGCCGGAGGTGGCGGCCGCGCTGCTGCGGGTGCTGCGGATGTTGAGCACCCATGTCCGTGACGCCGGCCCGGGGGAGGCGGCGTCCGCGGTCGACCAGCAAATGCAGCTGCTTCTCGACGGGGTGGAACGCCAGCCCGGCCTGCATCCGGACGATCTGCGCCGGCTCCGGGCGTTGACGCGTGATGACACCGACCCCGCGGACCACAGCCTGTGA
- a CDS encoding carbohydrate ABC transporter permease — protein sequence MRKRWQTVVHYLGVAFILVWGLAPFYWMLVVALRDPTFTFDTTPWPSHVTLGNFREAIATDRGNNFLRAIGNSLIISLTTTIVAVIVGVGAGYALARLNFRGKGLVVGIILAASMFPGIALVTPLFQLFSQIGWIGTYQAMIVPNISFALPLTIYTLISFFKQLPWELEEAARVDGASRAQAFRKVMLPLATPALFTTAILAFIAAWNEYMLAQQLSTGATEPVTVAIARFTGPSSFQYPYAATMAAGALVTVPLIIMVLVFQRRIVSGLTAGGVKG from the coding sequence ATGAGAAAACGTTGGCAGACCGTCGTCCACTACCTCGGCGTCGCATTCATCCTGGTGTGGGGACTGGCGCCGTTCTACTGGATGCTCGTCGTGGCGCTTCGCGACCCGACCTTCACCTTCGACACCACCCCCTGGCCCTCGCACGTCACCCTCGGCAACTTCCGGGAGGCCATCGCCACCGACCGCGGCAACAACTTCCTGCGCGCGATCGGCAACTCGCTGATCATCTCGCTCACGACCACCATCGTCGCGGTCATCGTCGGCGTCGGCGCCGGTTACGCGCTGGCCCGGTTGAACTTCCGCGGCAAGGGCCTCGTCGTCGGCATCATCCTCGCCGCCTCCATGTTCCCCGGCATCGCGCTGGTCACCCCGCTATTCCAGCTCTTCAGCCAGATCGGCTGGATCGGCACATACCAGGCGATGATCGTCCCCAACATCTCCTTTGCGCTACCCCTGACGATCTACACCCTGATCAGCTTCTTCAAGCAGCTGCCCTGGGAGCTGGAGGAGGCCGCCCGCGTCGACGGCGCCTCCCGCGCCCAGGCCTTCCGCAAGGTGATGCTCCCCCTGGCCACACCAGCCCTGTTCACCACCGCCATCCTGGCGTTCATCGCTGCCTGGAACGAATACATGCTCGCCCAGCAGCTCTCCACCGGAGCGACCGAGCCCGTCACGGTGGCGATCGCGCGCTTCACTGGGCCGAGCTCGTTCCAGTACCCTTACGCCGCCACCATGGCCGCCGGCGCGCTGGTCACCGTTCCGCTGATCATCATGGTGCTGGTGTTCCAGCGCCGGATCGTGTCCGGACTGACGGCCGGTGGCGTCAAGGGGTAG
- a CDS encoding NAD-dependent succinate-semialdehyde dehydrogenase, with the protein MSINVDELIGKVEKRLYIGGEWVEGSARGSLEVENPATGEVLATMASASSEDALKALDAADRVQREWGRTAPRERAEILRRGFELVAERAEEFATLMTLEMGKPLVEARGEVRYANEFLRWFSEETVRHYGRYSQVPEGTLRMITTHKPVGPSLLITPWNFPLAMATRKIGPAIAAGCTMIVKPAQLTPLTMHYFVQTMIEAGVPGGVLNLVTSKSASGISTPLLADRRLRKLSFTGSTAVGKQLLADAAPNVLRTSMELGGNAPLIVFEDADLDVAVDGAVDAKMRNIGEACTAANRILVQEPVAEEFGRRLAEKLGAMTVGNGLDGDTQVGPLIQSTAVDNVEELVNDAVSGGAEVLTGGARIEGAGHFYAPTVLVDVARDSRVAREEIFGPVAPVITFTDEEDAWRLANATEYGLASYVFSSDLSRLFRASDKLEFGLVGFNSGVISNAGAPFGGVKHSGLGREGGAEGIAEYTYTQYVGVRDPYAK; encoded by the coding sequence TTGTCCATCAACGTTGACGAACTCATCGGCAAAGTAGAAAAACGTCTCTACATCGGCGGAGAGTGGGTCGAGGGGTCCGCCCGCGGCTCCCTCGAGGTCGAGAATCCGGCGACGGGCGAGGTGCTGGCCACGATGGCGTCGGCAAGCTCGGAGGACGCGCTCAAGGCACTCGACGCCGCGGACAGGGTCCAGCGGGAGTGGGGGCGCACGGCCCCGCGCGAACGCGCCGAGATCCTGCGCCGCGGTTTTGAGCTCGTGGCCGAACGGGCGGAGGAGTTCGCCACGCTCATGACCCTCGAGATGGGCAAACCACTGGTCGAGGCCCGTGGCGAGGTCCGCTACGCCAACGAGTTCCTGCGCTGGTTCTCTGAGGAGACCGTGCGCCATTACGGCCGCTACAGCCAGGTGCCGGAGGGGACGCTGCGGATGATCACGACGCACAAGCCGGTGGGGCCGAGCCTGCTGATCACGCCGTGGAACTTTCCGCTCGCGATGGCGACGCGCAAGATCGGACCGGCGATCGCGGCGGGCTGTACGATGATCGTGAAACCCGCGCAGTTGACGCCGCTGACCATGCACTACTTCGTCCAGACGATGATCGAGGCCGGCGTCCCCGGCGGCGTGCTCAACCTGGTGACCTCGAAGTCGGCCTCGGGAATCTCCACGCCGCTCCTGGCTGACCGACGCCTGCGCAAGCTGTCCTTCACCGGTTCCACGGCCGTCGGAAAGCAGCTGCTTGCCGACGCCGCCCCCAACGTCCTGCGCACCTCCATGGAGCTCGGCGGCAATGCCCCGCTGATCGTGTTTGAGGACGCCGACCTCGACGTCGCCGTCGACGGCGCCGTCGACGCGAAGATGCGCAACATCGGCGAGGCCTGCACCGCCGCCAACCGCATCCTCGTGCAGGAGCCGGTGGCGGAGGAGTTCGGGCGCCGACTGGCCGAGAAGCTCGGCGCGATGACGGTCGGCAACGGGTTGGACGGTGATACTCAGGTCGGCCCGCTCATCCAGTCGACGGCCGTCGACAACGTCGAGGAGCTGGTCAACGACGCCGTCTCCGGCGGCGCGGAGGTGCTGACCGGTGGTGCTCGCATCGAAGGGGCAGGCCATTTCTACGCGCCGACGGTGCTTGTCGACGTCGCCCGCGACTCCCGCGTCGCCCGGGAGGAGATCTTCGGCCCGGTCGCCCCGGTCATCACCTTCACCGATGAGGAGGACGCCTGGCGACTGGCCAACGCCACCGAGTACGGGCTGGCCTCCTACGTGTTCTCCTCCGACCTGTCCCGCCTGTTCCGCGCCTCGGACAAGCTGGAGTTCGGCCTGGTCGGCTTCAACTCCGGCGTCATCTCCAATGCGGGCGCACCCTTCGGCGGTGTGAAGCACTCCGGTCTTGGCCGGGAGGGCGGTGCCGAGGGCATCGCGGAGTACACCTATACCCAGTACGTGGGCGTCCGGGACCCGTACGCGAAGTAG